Within bacterium, the genomic segment AATCATTATGGTGAGGTGACAATCTCTTTTCTTAATTAAAGCTTCTATTAGATAAAGCTATCTTTCAAAAAGCCTTGTTGGCCCAATAGCACAAAACCTTTTCTGGAAGTGCGGAATGCAAGTAAGACTTGCTTTATTTGCGGGCTTCCTCCCATTACCTCTTCAACCACCATCTCTTCACCCAATCTTTTCCTTAAAATTTCTACTTCATTAGTTAAGTATCGGGTTTGAAAGGCCTTATTAATGATAAGAATTAGCTCCTCATTATCAAAAGGTTTGGTGATATAATCAAATGCCCCTAATTTCATGGCCCTGACCGACCCTTTTATATCGCCATAGGCCGTAAGCATAATTATGATTAAATCCTTATCAATTTTCTTCATTTCCTCTAAGATATTTATTCCATCCCTTCCAGGAAGCTTAATATCTAAGAGGACCAGATCAGGAGAGCTTTTTTCAACCTTCTCGATGGCTTGCCGCCCATCTCCGACGCTGATAGTCTGATACCCTTCTTCTTTTAAAATATTAGAAAGGAGAAACCGCATATCTTTGTTATCATCAACTATCAGAATTTTCTCCATCTTTTAAACCCCCAGGATTTCCGGTCGATTTAGTTCCCTTCTAACATCTTCTTTATCTTCTCCTTGCCAAGGAGATTTATAAAATCTTTCAACAATTTTTCTTCGCCGATACTGCGAATTACTTCTTCTTCGCCAATACTCCGAATCACCTCTTCCTTGCCAATGCCTTCTATAAATCTCTCCAGCCCTATCTTCTCGGTAATCTCACGAAGAATATCTGGCCTATCCGCTAATGTCTTCAGCATAATCCCTACCTCCTTAAATTCTTCTGGATATAAATATAACCCTAACTCAAATGCCTCTATCAAATCCTCCCTATCCTCTTCTTTGCTCCTCTCTATTAACGCCGTGTTAATCAGTGGCTGAATAG encodes:
- a CDS encoding response regulator — translated: MEKILIVDDNKDMRFLLSNILKEEGYQTISVGDGRQAIEKVEKSSPDLVLLDIKLPGRDGINILEEMKKIDKDLIIIMLTAYGDIKGSVRAMKLGAFDYITKPFDNEELILIINKAFQTRYLTNEVEILRKRLGEEMVVEEVMGGSPQIKQVLLAFRTSRKGFVLLGQQGFLKDSFI